One stretch of Pieris brassicae chromosome 8, ilPieBrab1.1, whole genome shotgun sequence DNA includes these proteins:
- the LOC123713078 gene encoding hexamerin-like yields MLPLFDNICEDSSDPTIVKLSNEFAFDAADFLETEVIEKLQSFRSSKGLLAKGEIFSETIDEHFSEFRLVYNVLYNAKDFDIFYKVACWARQNVNCGIFINAIYLAIMTRKDTEKLSIPAPYELIPNYFIRKDYIIQAASLISENDVSSDNIREDGNTFIVDANYTDYESSEEAVLSYFHEDVGLNSYFYLTTLKNLPWVDTEFHRNVRYGEYIYHFIKQLIIRYDLERYSNELYETDGINWDDMEVNRYDPMLMYSNGNDFTSRQGIKSHDVISSLKDIENNIATTVTHLRDGGFNKPAILRHIMDIMLFNDNSYLNLAIKAMTDDVSTKSSLSALSHCMTKLRDPIFWRIIKKMVENVSNSLKVLPGYTKNQLYFPGVQIMNVDVKKVMTSFDPYVFDVTDALKYGDQDPNYQIKINQGRLNHKPFAIKVNVSSLVVQKGIMKLYLGPKITMGEIRENKNLFMLLDSFEINLKRGNNIITRTSDEINNISDDFVPLRTVRKNVIDSEFGVDALPLNSIRSQIGFPSRLILPKGSSDGLPFQLFAFVAPYIKATPGGSKVNIQLNYDAIFSPGYPFDLDIDIQELFSLPNTLLKDITITHKIESKPGTYGSGYNREKKWDVVDDNIIDYDIPSDPLALGTRPEFTKKKDTFDYKSRKGQYGKKDKYTIDKSDPITNIPEETVEFRKDIEFNKVYTKNEENSDNIQYKVISKKDENMAIDKIITKDVKAEDKEETSIDTTDLDKTIDDIVNDLKVEPIYLLSSPRRRYPTIFNIILKPPFKETESDERVYE; encoded by the exons ATGCTTCCATTATTTGATAACATCTGTGAAGACAGCTCAGATCCAACCATTGTTAAACTGAGCAACGAGTTTGCGTTTGACGCTGCTGACTTTTTG GAAACAGAAGTCATAGAAAAACTACAGAGTTTTAGGTCTAGCAAAGGCCTATTAGCTAAAGGAGAAATTTTTAGTGAGACAATTGATGAACATTTCAGCGAATTCCGTCTAGTTTATAATGTTCTATATAACGCTAAAGATTTTGATATATTCTACAAAGTAGCATGTTGGGCTCGTCAAAATGTTAACTgtggaatatttattaacgcTATATACCTCGCAATTATGACCCGAAAGGATACAGAAAAACTGTCCATTCCTGCTCCATACGAATTGATTCCTAATTATTTCATTCGCAaggattatattatacaagcTGCGTCTCTTATTTCTGAAAATGACGTTTCGAGCGATAACATACGCGAAGATGGGAACACCTTTATTGTTGATGCAAATTATACTGATTATGAGAGTAGCGAGGAGGCAGTATTATCATACTTTCATGAAGATGTTGGTTTAAACTCATACTTTTATCTAACAACATTAAAGAATTTGCCGTGGGTAGACACGGAGTTCCACAGGAACGTACGATATGGTGAATACATATATCACTTCATAAAACAACTTATTATAAGATATGATTTAGAGAGATATTCTAATGAATTATATGAAACTGATGGTATAAATTGGGATGACATGGAAGTCAACCGATATGATCCTATGCTTATGTATTCAAACGGCAACGATTTTACCTCTAGACAGGGAATAAAAAGTCATGATGTAATATCATCATTGAAGGATATAGAAAACAACATTGCTACTACTGTGACGCACTTG AGAGATGGTGGCTTTAATAAACCGGCAATTTTAAGACACATAATGGATATAATGCTTTTTAATGACAACAGTTATCTTAATTTAGCTATTAAAGCGATGACTGACGATGTTTCAACTAAAAG ttCCCTATCGGCTCTCAGTCACTGTATGACTAAGTTACGTGACCCAATATTCTGGAGAATCATTAAGAAAATGGTTGAAAATGTCAGTAATTCTCTGAAAGTACTACCGGGGTACACAAAGAATCAACTATATTTCCCTGGGGTACAAATTATGAATGTTGAtgttaaaaaagtaatgacATCATTTGATCCGTATGTGTTTGATGTAACGGATGCATTGAAATATGGCGATCAGGATCCGAActaccaaataaaaataaatcaaggaAGACTTAATCATAAGCCATTTGCAATAAAAGTTAATGTATCATCGTTGGTGGTTCAAAAAGGAATAATGAAGCTGTACTTAGGCCCAAAAATAACTATGGGTGAAATTCgagaaaacaaaaatctatttatgttattagatAGCTTTGAAATAAATCTCAAAAGgggtaataatataattaccaGAACTTCTGacgaaattaataacatatctGATGATTTTGTGCCTTTACGTACAGTGcgtaaaaatgtaattgattCAGAATTTGGAGTTGATGCATTGCCTCTGAATTCGATTAGATCACAAATTGGATTTCCGTCGCGACTAATTTTACCTAAAGGAAGCAGTGATGGTTTACCTTTTCAATTGTTTGCTTTTGTTGCTCCGTATATCAAAGCAACTCCAGGTGGATCCAAAGTAAATATTCAGTTAAACTACGATGCAATATTTTCACCGGGATATCCTTTTGATTTAGATATTGACATCCAagaattatttagtttacccaatactttattaaaagatataaCAATTACACACAAGATTGAAAGTAAGCCTGGCACTTATGGCAGTGGATATAACCGTGAAAAGAAATGGGATGTGGTTGACGacaatataattgattatgaTATCCCCAGTGACCCTTTAGCCTTAGGAACGCGTCCAGAGTTTACTAAAAAGAAAGATACTTTTGATTACAAATCACGTAAAGGTCAGTACGGTAAAAAAGATAAGTACACAATTGATAAAAGTGATCCGATTACAAATATTCCCGAGGAAACCGTTGAATTCAGAAAAGATATAGAATTCAACAAAGTGTACACCAAAAATGAAGAAAACAGTGACAATATTCAATACAAGGTGATATCTAAAAAAGATGAAAATATGgcaattgataaaataataacaaaagatGTTAAGGCTGAAGACAAAGAAGAAACTTCAATAGATACAACGGATTTGGATAAAACAATAGACGACATTGTAAATGACTTAAAGGTGGAaccaatttatttactatcgTCACCTAGAAGGCGTTACCccacaatatttaatattattttaaaaccacCTTTTAAAGAAACTGAATCTGATGAAAGAGTATACGAATaa